ACCCACTACGGCCTGGCGGATGGCTTCGATCAGGACTTCGGCTTCCTGGCCGCGGGGGTCCGGCCCCTCCACGTAGCGGCGAAGCAGGGGTGGCTCGGCTACATCCCGTACCACTTGCTACACAGCACCGCCCTCCTCGGCGCACGGGAGCAGTACGTCGCGGTGATCCTCAGCCGCCAATCCGACGACGCCAGCTACCCGGACGCGTCCGCGAACGTCACAGCAGCGGCCAGCGACCTGCTGAAGGCCCTCGGCCCGACCGCGATCCGCTGACGCTCGGGCTTCCGCCAGAGCAACTCGAGGAAGCCGCGCAGCGGTTGATGTGAGGATTCGCTCGCCCGATAGTCTCGCGATGACGACCCCGGGAGAGTAATGGAGCTCACCGACGAACCATCGCTTGCCGAGTTGGTCGACGCCGTACAGGCGGAGGATCGACGGGTCGACCTCGTCGGCGCAGTCCGCCGCGCCGGGGACCAGAACTTTGTACTCGAGACCACAGAGTGGATCTATCGGTTTCCCCGCAGTTGGATCGACCTCGACCGCGAGGTGGCCCTGCTCGCCGCGCTCGACGGCCGGCTCCCGGTCGAGATACCTCGAGTCGAGTGGGTCGGTCAACGCAGCCGCTTCTGCGCCTATCGCAAGATTGTCGGCCGGAGCTTCGACCGAGACCGCTACCTCTCGGGGACGCGGGGACACCAGCGGGCGCTCGCGGCGTCGATGGCCGAATACGTCGTCGCCATGCACGAGGCTCTGACCGAGACCGAAATAGCGTCGATCGGCATACCCGATTTCTTCTCGCTCGAGGCACGAGCCGATCTGATCGATCCGAACGACGTACCCGCGTCGGTGCGGCCCGACGTCGAATCCATGCTCGCGCGGGCGCGTGACCTCTCGGGCCGGCTCGTTGGCCGGATGCTGCTCGACAACGACTTCACCAGCGACAACATCGTCCTGGACCCCGACAGTGGATTGCTCTCCGGTGTCTGGGACTTCTCCGGCGTGACCATGGGTCCCGCGTCCTTCGACTTTCGCGCCCTGCTCCGAGACCCTGACCCGCTGACCGAGGACGTCGTACGCGAGTACGAACGTCGGACCGGGCGTGAGATCTGTCGGGAGGCCTACGTCATCGCGTTTCGGATCACCGATCTGCGGCGCCAGATGAGAAAGGGACCTGCTGACGCCGTGCGTCTCGTCCACAGCTGGAGAGGTCCGAGCCGATCTGTCGATTCGCCCGGGTCGCGTTCGTGTAGTGGATGAGGGGCGGAAGAACCGCCTCGCATCTAGCGGAAGGTAATTGGATGCGCAGGATCAGTGTCACCATGAACGTCACGCTGGACGGAGTCGTCCAGGGTCCGGGACGCGCGGACGAGGACGCCCATGACGGTTTCGCCAACGGGGGCTGGGGTAGTCGGCACCAGGACGAGGTGATGGGCAAGGAGATGGCCCGCGGCATGGCCGAGCCGGGGGCGATGCTGTTCGGCCGCCGTACCTGGGAGGACTTCCTCGGCTACTGGCCGAACCAGACTGACACCCGTTCACAGACCATCTGAACTCGGTGACCAAATACGTCGCGTCGACCACGCTGCCTGACGTCGACGCGTGGCAGAACTCGATCCTGCTGCCCGGCGACGCGACACACTCGGTGGCCACCCTGAAGGCCGAACCGGGCCCGAATCTCGCGATCATCGGCAGCGCCGAACTTGTCCGCAGCCTGCATGGCGCAAGGCTCATCGACCGCTACAACCTGCTGATCCACCCGATCGTGCTCGGCATCGGGCATCGCATGTTCGACGAGACCTCACCGCTGACCGAGTTCGCCCTCGTCCGCAGCGTCCCCACGACAGCCGGCGTGATCATTGCGACGTACGAGCGAGCCTGAGAACGGGGGCAGTGCCGATCACACCCGACCGTCACGCAGACCGGAGCCGGGCAGTCGCGAAGTGGATAGGCTGCACGGCAGACCTGACATGACGACCGAGATCGAGATCGAGACGACGGCAGGGCGCGCGCGGGTGACGTTGGACGCCCCGCGGCCCGCGCGCGCACTCCTGCTGCTCGGCCACGGAGCCGGCGGGGGGATCGACGCCCGCGACCTGCGGGCCGTTCGGGACGGGGCGACCACCGCCGGGTACGCCGTTGGCCGGCTGACCCAGCCGTACCGGATGGCGGGCCGCAGGCCGCCCGCGCCTGCGCCGGTGCTGGACGCCGTGTTGGCTGAGGTGGTGCGGGCGCTCCGACGGCGCCACACGCTGGCCAAGCTGCCTCTGGTCGTCGGTGGCCGGTCCAGTGGTGCCCGAGTCGGTTGCCGCAGCGCGGCGACGGTCGGAGCGGTCGGCTTGCTGGCGCTGTCGTTCCCGCTGCATCCGCCGGGTCGGCCGGATCGGTCCCGGGCACCGGAGCTCCAGGGAGTCGAGGTGCCCGTGCTGGTGGTACAGGGGCAGCGGGACCCGTTCGGGTCGCCGGACGAGTTGCGCGCGGCCGGCCTCCCGGAGCAGGTGCAGGTCCACGTCGTACCGGGCGCCGATCACGGATTGGCGGTACGTAAGGGCGATCCGCCGCCGATGCCGGCAATCGTCGCAGCCGTCATCGAGTGGCTCGACGGCGTGATCGACAGTCTGTAGCCGTATGTGAGTGCTCAGTACCAGGACGGGCCGTGGTCGCTGTAGGGCTCCTCGAGCGTGGTGACTTCATCGTCGGTCAACTCTAGGTCGAGGGCGGCGACGGCTTCGGGAAGGTGATGCGGTTTGGTCGCACCGACGATCGGGGCGGAGACGGCCGGGTTGCGCAGCACCCACGCGAGGGCGACTTGGGCCATGGTGGCGCCGCGAACGTCGGCGAGCTTCTGTACGACGTTGACAATGGGCTCGTCGAGCGGGGAGTCGAAGGCCTGCACGACGTGGTCGACGCTGGAGCGGACGGACTGGGCGCCCCAAGGCCGGGCAAGACGACCCTTGCCCTGCGGAGAGTA
This genomic interval from Mycobacteriales bacterium contains the following:
- a CDS encoding dihydrofolate reductase family protein — its product is MTKYVASTTLPDVDAWQNSILLPGDATHSVATLKAEPGPNLAIIGSAELVRSLHGARLIDRYNLLIHPIVLGIGHRMFDETSPLTEFALVRSVPTTAGVIIATYERA
- a CDS encoding aminoglycoside phosphotransferase family protein yields the protein MELTDEPSLAELVDAVQAEDRRVDLVGAVRRAGDQNFVLETTEWIYRFPRSWIDLDREVALLAALDGRLPVEIPRVEWVGQRSRFCAYRKIVGRSFDRDRYLSGTRGHQRALAASMAEYVVAMHEALTETEIASIGIPDFFSLEARADLIDPNDVPASVRPDVESMLARARDLSGRLVGRMLLDNDFTSDNIVLDPDSGLLSGVWDFSGVTMGPASFDFRALLRDPDPLTEDVVREYERRTGREICREAYVIAFRITDLRRQMRKGPADAVRLVHSWRGPSRSVDSPGSRSCSG
- a CDS encoding alpha/beta family hydrolase, with translation MTTEIEIETTAGRARVTLDAPRPARALLLLGHGAGGGIDARDLRAVRDGATTAGYAVGRLTQPYRMAGRRPPAPAPVLDAVLAEVVRALRRRHTLAKLPLVVGGRSSGARVGCRSAATVGAVGLLALSFPLHPPGRPDRSRAPELQGVEVPVLVVQGQRDPFGSPDELRAAGLPEQVQVHVVPGADHGLAVRKGDPPPMPAIVAAVIEWLDGVIDSL